The following coding sequences are from one Lolium rigidum isolate FL_2022 chromosome 6, APGP_CSIRO_Lrig_0.1, whole genome shotgun sequence window:
- the LOC124664636 gene encoding probable amino acid permease 7, whose amino-acid sequence MSPSHRGSQPLDLAAAAAPELDDDGRAARTGNLWTCMAHIITGVIGAGVLALSWSVVQLGWVAGPVAVLCFAGVTYVSAVLLSHCYRSPVAAGGSEESSSSSGKTRRNYTYMDAVRALLGRKHTYVCGSLQYLYLYCIGVAYTITTATCLGAIKKSNCYHGHGRGASRCGSDADEQHLFMLLFGAAQVVLSFIPNFHSMAWLSAVAAAMSFGYATNGLGLGLAKTVGDGAIRGGIAGVPMATTAQKVWRVAQAVGDIAFAYPYTIVLLEIQDTLRSSPPEGETLRKGNVVAVLATAFFYLCVGCFGYAAFGNAAPGNILTGFGFYEPYWLVDFANACIVLHILGGYQFFSQQIFTVADRWLAARFPESTFVNRTYAVRILPGLPRYGLNLQRLCFRTAYVASTTGLAVVFPYFNEVLGLLGALIFWPLVIYLPVEMYCVQRRVRPWTPTWVVLKAFSVVCFAVGTFAFIGCVVGVVRKRLG is encoded by the exons ATGTCGCCGTCGCACCGCGGTAGCCAGCCCTTAGACCTCGCTGCCGCGGCCGCTCCGGAGCTGGACGACGACGGCCGCGCCGCGCGCACGGGGAACCTATGGACGTGCATGGCGCACATCATCACCGGCGTGATCGGTGCGGGCGTGCTGGCGCTCTCCTGGAGCGTCGTGCAGCTCGGATGGGTCGCCGGCCCCGTCGCCGTGCTCTGCTTCGCCGGGGTCACCTACGTGTCTGCCGTCCTCCTCTCTCACTGCTACAGGTCCCCCGTCGCTGCCGGTGGATCAGAagaatcgtcgtcgtcgtcgggcaAGACGCGGCGGAACTACACCTACATGGACGCCGTCCGAGCGCTCCTCGGCAGGAAGCACACCTATGTCTGCGGTAGCCTCCAGTACCTCTACCTGTACT GCATCGGCGTCGCCtacaccatcaccaccgccacctgCCTCGG CGCGATCAAGAAGTCCAACTGCTACCACGGCCACGGGCGTGGCGCCTCCCGCTGCGGCTCGGACGCAGACGAGCAGCACCTGTTCATGCTGCTCTTCGGCGCGGCGCAGGTGGTGCTGTCCTTCATCCCAAACTTCCACAGCATGGCGTGGCTCTCCGCCGTGGCGGCGGCCATGTCCTTCGGCTACGCCACcaacggcctgggcctgggcctcgcCAAGACCGTGGGCGACGGCGCGATCAGGGGCGGCATCGCCGGCGTCCCGATGGCCACCACGGCGCAGAAGGTCTGGCGGGTGGCGCAGGCGGTGGGCGACATCGCGTTCGCGTACCCGTACACCATCGTGCTCCTGGAGATCCAAGACACGCTGCGGTCGTCGCCGCCCGAGGGGGAGACGTTGAGGAAGGGGAACGTGGTCGCCGTCCTGGCCAccgccttcttctacctctgcgTCGGATGCTTCGGCTACGCCGCCTTCGGCAACGCGGCGCCGGGGAACATCCTCACCGGCTTCGGCTTCTACGAACCCTACTGGCTCGTCGACTTCGCTAACGCCTGCATCGTGCTCCACATCCTAGGCGGATATCAG TTTTTCAGCCAGCAGATATTCACGGTGGCGGACCGGTGGCTGGCGGCGAGGTTCCCGGAGAGCACGTTCGTGAACAGGACGTACGCCGTCAGGATCTTGCCGGGGCTGCCCAGGTACGGGCTGAACCTGCAGCGGCTGTGCTTCAGGACGGCGTACGTAGCGAGCACGACGGGTCTGGCCGTGGTGTTCCCCTACTTCAACGAGGTGTTGGGCCTGCTGGGTGCGCTCATCTTCTGGCCTCTCGTCATCTACCTCCCCGTGGAGATGTACTGCGTGCAGCGGCGGGTCAGGCCGTGGACGCCGACGTGGGTCGTGCTCAAGGCGTTCAGCGTCGTGTGCTTCGCGGTCGGCACCTTCGCCTTCATCGGGTGCGTCGTGGGCGTCGTCAGGAAGAGGCTAGGATAG